Proteins co-encoded in one Colletes latitarsis isolate SP2378_abdomen chromosome 2, iyColLati1, whole genome shotgun sequence genomic window:
- the LOC143349574 gene encoding proclotting enzyme, whose product MGAARWCQWLLIGIVIVVSLCRATSQTEISGRSISEPETIFSPGFVETQKDDGNQTDLALNSARRRRYVRFPTGPAGYLFEGGGPPIGRNIGVHPGVRFPSWRQHKSLWRSPVSEYNRPVMGHRTPRLIFRDNDFPPPVGGSAPSFFQQTNHLPDFEDDARDHRKQTLDDYPRLESESRQQNRPLWKGDDTLCADGRSCEFFLMCWMSAGLLDGSCGGIMYACCQRREPKGSSDYNLIEAPRDQSQPLPLDTYTETANDDRCGIPASKQTAQRRIVGGDEAGFGSFPWQAYIRIGSSRCGGTLVNRFHVVTAGHCVANLTVLASARQVQVTLGDYVVNSASESLPAYTFGVREIRVHPYFKFTPQADRFDVAVLRLDRPVHYMPHIAPICLPEKNDDFLGQYGWAAGWGALQAGSRLRPKTLQAVDVPVIDNRVCERWHRSNGINVVIYDEMMCAGYRSGGKDSCQGDSGGPLMLEKTGRWYLIGIVSAGYSCAQPGQPGIYHRVAKTVDWITYVINS is encoded by the exons ATGGGTGCAGCTAGGTGGTGCCAATGGTTGCTCATAGGAATAGTCATCGTCGTCTCTCTATGTCGTGCCACGAGTCAGACAGAGATCTCAGGAAGAAGCATCAGCGAGCCAGAAACAATCTTCAGTCCTGGTTTCGTCGAAACTCAAAAAGACGATGGGAACCAGACCGATCTGGCACTGAACTCTGCTCGCAGACGACGATACGTCCGGTTCCCAACCGGTCCAGCTGGCTACCTCTTCGAGGGTGGCGGTCCTCCAATAGGAAGAAACATCGGTGTTCACCCTGGCGTGCGGTTCCCTTCGTGGCGACAGCACAAATCACTGTGGAGGAGTCCTGTCTCGGAATACAACAGGCCAGTGATGGGCCATCGAACACCGCGTCTAATCTTCCGCGACAACGACTTCCCACCCCCGGTGGGTGGCAGTGCACCCTCCTTCTTCCAACAGACCAACCATTTACCAGATTTCGAGGACGACGCCAGAG atcaTCGAAAGCAAACGCTCGACGATTATCCTAGGTTAGAGTCAG AGTCGCGTCAACAAAACAGACCGCTGTGGAAGGGTGACGATACGTTGTGCGCTGACGGACGAAGCTGCGAATTTTTTCTAATGTGCTGGATGTCCGCTGGCCTATTGGACGGCAGTTGCGGCGGTATTATGTACGCTTGTTGTCAGCGGAGAGAACCGAAAGGTAGCTCTGATTATAACCTGATTGAGGCACCTAGAGATCAGTCTCAGCCGCTTCCGTTGGATACTTACACGGAGACCGCCAATGATGATC GCTGCGGTATTCCCGCCTCGAAGCAAACCGCCCAAAGAAGAATCGTCGGCGGCGATGAAGCGGGTTTCGGCAGTTTTCCGTGGCAG GCGTACATACGAATCGGGtctagtcgatgcggtggcacgCTTGTCAATCGATTCCACGTCGTCACTGCTGGCCACTGCGTAGCCAA tcttacagtttt AGCATCGGCTCGTCAAGTCCAGGTGACCCTCGGTGATTACGTGGTGAATTCAGCCAGCGAATCCTTGCCAGCTTACACTTTCGGTGTCAGGGAGATCCGTGTCCATCCTTACTTCAAGTTCACTCCTCAGGCTGACAG GTTCGACGTGGCTGTTCTTCGACTGGATCGACCGGTTCATTATATGCCTCACATAGCGCCGATTTGCCTGCCTGAGAAGAACGATGACTTCCTGGGTCAATACGGTTGGGCTGCAGGATGGGGCGCGCTGCAGGCTG GTTCGAGGCTGCGCCCGAAGACGCTTCAAGCAGTGGACGTACCCGTGATAGACAATCGGGTCTGCGAAAGGTGGCATCGGTCCAATGGCATTAACGTCGTAATTTATGACGAGATGATGTGCGCCGGATATCGCAGTGGCGGTAAAGATTCCTGTCAA GGTGACAGCGGCGGACCACTGATGTTGGAGAAAACAGGACGATGGTACCTGATCGGTATCGTGTCAGCAGGATATTCCTGCGCTCAACCAGGTCAACCAGGGATTTATCATCGCGTGGCGAAGACTGTTGATTGGATAACGTACGTCATCAACTCGTAG